One segment of Etheostoma cragini isolate CJK2018 chromosome 23, CSU_Ecrag_1.0, whole genome shotgun sequence DNA contains the following:
- the tnnt2e gene encoding troponin T2e, cardiac has protein sequence MFEEEEETQQEEDVEVKVEVEKPPPDIEEPAKAEEPAEEDDSKPKPKAFVPTIAVPKIPDGEKVDFDDIHRKRQEKDLTELTSLIEAHFIQRKKDEEELIALVNRIEKRRAERAEQQRIRSEQEKERQARLIEEKERRELEDARKKQDDDAKKKKALTNITQQYGGVQQRQEGKKGAKKQTEREKKKKILADRRKPLNIDHLTEDKVREKSNELWQWLLTLETEKFDLTERLKRQKYDMNVLQSRINEQQKFAKGRGKAKGRVR, from the exons ATGTT tgagGAAG aagaagaaacGCAGCAAGAGGAAG ATGTGGAAGTTAAGGTTGAAGTGGAAAAACCTCCACCTGACATAGAAG AACCTGCTAAGGCAGAAG AGCCTGCAGAAGAAG ATGACTCCAAACCCAAACCAAA GGCATTTGTTCCAACTATAGCTGTGCCGAAGATACCCGATGGGGAGAAAGTTGACTTTGAT GACATCCACAGGAAGCGCCAGGAGAAGGATCTGACCGAGCTGACATCTCTGATTGAGGCCCACTTCATTCAGAGGAAGAAGGACGAGGAGGAGCTCATTGCTCTTGTTAACAGGATC GAGAAGCGTCGCGCTGAGAGGGCGGAACAGCAGAGGATCCGTTCTgagcaggagaaggagaggcAGGCTCGTCTTATT gaagaaaaggagaggagggagcTGGAGGATGCGCGTAAGAAGCAGGATGATGAcgccaagaagaagaaggctcTGACAAACATCACTCAGCAGTATGGTGGTGTCCAACAGAGG CaagaaggaaagaagggagCGAAAAagcagacggagagagagaagaaaaagaagatccTGGCTGACAGAAGGAAGCCTCTCAACATCGACCACCTCACGGAGGACAAAGTGAG GGAGAAGTCCAATGAGTTGTGGCAGTGGCTGTTGACGCTGGAGACTGAGAAGTTTGACCTCACCGAGAGACTGAAGAGACAGAAATATGAT ATGAATGTACTCCAGTCCCGAATCAATGAGCAGCAAAAGTT